The Calothrix sp. PCC 7507 DNA segment ATGACCAGTTTGGTTAAGAGAGTACAATATAACTTCAAAGTCTCTACTGATATATTCATAAATAGGAAGGTACGCAAAAGTTTCTGCTGCGGGTGAAAAATGTGATGCTAGAATCCCAAGCCTGATTTTTTTTCTATTTACAGGTCGTTCTGCAAACTCATAATCGACTTGATAACCATTAATTTTCAAGAAAAAATCTAGTATTTCTGCACGTTTGACATAGATACTTTTCAGATTATTCTCATTGAAATATATAGAAATAAAATTAGCTATTAAAGCAAAGTTGTTAACTATTTCATGCCATAACGGAGAATCAGAATTTTTGAATAAACATGTATGCAAGTAATCAATCCAACCCTGCATATAGTGATAGTAATTATCTGCTTCTCCCGGCTCTTGAAAGTAGACTGGAGAGGAAAATAGGAATTGCAGATAGTCCTTAAGCAACCAATGAGGTATAGAAGAGAGGTCATGCTGTAATGGCAACTGATCAGCACGGTAATACAGCATAGCTGCTAGTAAATGCTGGATTGCTTTTGGCTGCTGTAGACCTTGAGCTACATTTTTAAATAGATCATTAACAAAAGTCTGTTCTTCACTAGTCAAGCACTCATATTTGATGCTACTATTCAGTAGCATCTTATGTGTTTTACCTAGCAGACCTACATAAATATCTTTTATCTGCTCATCTGAAATATTCAGCCATTCTTCTGCTATTTGTCTTCGTGAATGACGCAATTCATCATTCTGTTGACTTAAAGTTGCGTATTTGTAAAGAGCTTGTTGTCTGGTCGCTAGAGGATATCGTGTATCGCTGTAAATTGTCTGAAATAGTTTTTGATAATCTAATAAAATAGCATCCTTTAAATTAGCATTTCGGCGAGTTTGTTGTTGTGGATGTATTCTAAAGTGAGATAAAACTTGGTTAACAAAACCAACTTTGTATTGGCTCATTATTCTGAGCCACATTTCTAAATCTACAAGTTGACAAAACTCAGAATTAAATAATCCTACTTTTTCAAAAACCTCTTTTCTAATTAGTACAGTGCTTGGTTCACCAATCTTATTAATTGGATCATCAAGTATATTTAGGTCTTGCAACAGTTCTTGTCCTAATTGAACTGGATTTAATGTTGACCAAGCTTTGTATATATCCTTAGCTTCATGATGCATTAAAAAGTTTGAATCATAGACAGTATCGCCAGTATTAGTGAAGAGTGTTCTCGGCGAAAATACTAAACCTATTTCTTCATCTTGTTCAGCTAAAGTCACCATTGCTTCAATAGCATTTGGCTCTAATAAGTCATCTTGAAATAAAAACTTTATATATTTGCCTTTAGCTTGAGAAATACAGAAATTCCAATTATTTGCTAATCCATATCTCTCATGTTTATTAATTGTAAAACTAATATTAACTTTATTTAGAATGAGTTTAATAAGCTCTATTGTTTTATCACTAGAATTATCATCGGAAATAATAATTTCTATATAAGGATAAGTTTGAGATGTTATACTAGAAATAGCTTCTAGTATAAATGAATCTCCATTAAAAGTGGGAATACAAAGACTAACCAAAGGTAATTCCTTTGTGTTGTATAATGTGCGTTCTTTTAAGGTATTTAGCTTATTAGATTGGTTGGGTTGAAAAAGGCTATCTCTTTTTAAGTCGCTATCAAATGCAGCTTTATGAGATGGAGAAAAAAGTCTGGATTTAGTTTTATCCCCAAACAGAAGTTCAGCATCAATTAACTGTTGACGAAGTTCTAGACTTGATTTCAAATTCTTAGCACCAAGGTAGTAATCAACTATCGCCATTTGTGCTGGTGTAGTCTGAGGTTGGGGCACAGCAAAAAGTGACTTTAAAGCTAATTCTCTATCAGGAGGTGTATGTGCGATGTCATGTTTGAGTAGAGCTTCGCTTTGAGCTGTGTAAGTACTCTCAATTGAATTTAGGTGAAAGTAAGAACAACCAGATTTGATAGAATAAAATATGTGTGTTCCTAGCTCATTGCCAGAAGCATAGCGATACATGGAACAAAGATGATAAAAACGGAATAAAAAATTAGGGTCAAAAACATGTCCAGCAGAAACTATTTGTATTCCTCTTTTTTGAAATGGAATATGCCTACCTAAGTTAAAATCTTTCCAATAAAGACATACTGTAACAGGTTGATATTCATCATCAAGATGTATTAATTCTTCTGCGAGGGCTTCAAAGTCCATTTGAACTGTAACGTAACCAGTGGAGTGAGAAGGGAAAAAGATAGTTCCACTGCGATTAGGTTTTGGTTCTCTTTTCAGAATTTCTGTTGCATATAAAAATGGTGATGCTGCTGGGATAATACTTTTTTTAGGTTCGCAGTTTTTAACTGCGTTAATATATACATCTTCTCGATAACTTGGATAACAATATATATTAAGCAAAGGAGATTCTATCTCTGCTTGCCATAGATGGTTGTTGCTCAAATCTGGTCCATGTACCAATAAAACTTTTAACGGATATTTTTGAGGAAAATTTACGTATTTCTTGATAATCAAATCCATGCCATAAAAAGAATTTCCAAAAAATACTTCATTAGTTTGTAATGGTCGGTCAGCACATAGTAGAGCGAGGTCTTTTTGACTGGCAATTACATCTTCTATAGTTAACATTTTGGATTTCCGTATTTTAGTATTCTATCGATTGAAAAAGTACTAGGTTCCTAATATATCTAAAAAATCTCTTGTTCTCAGATTTTTAACAACTTAGGGTGATCGCCTTAGCTTCTAACTAACTTACCCAATCCCATCTAGCTGGTGTTCCTCTTTTGACATCTTGTTTGATTTGTTTACCAAGGAGAAAATCGTAATACTTTGGTGGTAAGCCAAGACCAGGACGTATTGCTTTCAGATTCTCCGGCGTAAATATATCTCCCGTCTTCATGTCTTGGGTAATGTAGAGCGATCGCCTAAAATTTAACGATGCTTTCTCCGCTTCTGTCGGGCCGTAATTTACCTTACCCAGCGCTTCCCAAGCTCTTTGAGTCTCAACAACTAGTTGATGCATTTCTTCTGGTTCCATTGAAAAAGCGGAATCAACACCACCATCAGCTCGACAGAGAGTAAAGTGTTTCTCAATAAATGTCGCTCCTAACGCAACACTTGCAACAGCAACACCAATTCCCATTGTGTGATCCGATAACCCCACCTGTACATTGAACAAATCACGCAAATGGGGGACGGTTAGTAAGTTGGTATCCTTTGGTGTAGCTGGATACGAACTCGTGCATTTGAGTAATATCAAATTCTGACAACCAGCTTCCCGTGCTGTCCGCACTGTTTCATCTAACTCTGAAATTGTCGCCATACCAGTGGATATAATCATCGGTTTACCAGTACTGGCAATTTTGCGAATTAGAGGCAAATCAGTATTTTCAAAAGAAGCGATTTTATAGCAAGGTACATTCAATGATTCGAGAAAATCCACAGCAGTAGCATCAAAGGGAGTACTAAAACCAATGATTCCTAGTTCCTTACACCGATCAAATATAGGTTTATGCCATTCCCAAGATGTATAAGCTTTTTGGTATAGCTGATACAGTGATTTACCACTCCACAAACTTTGAGAATCATTAATATAAAATTCACCCTCGTCTATATCTAAAGTCATTGTGTCGGCAGTATAAGTCTGGATTTTCAGACCATGTACCCCAGCTTTCGCCGCTGCTTCAACAATTTCTAGAGCTACGTCTAATGATTGGTTGTGATTACCAGACATTTCAGCAATTATAAAAGGCCTGTGGAAATGACCTATATTATATTGCTGGATTTTTATTTCATTCATAGAGTTATTTTTGTGAAAAACATAATTTTTCTAATTTAGGTTTAGTGATTATCCATTCATCAACTAATAGAGCCATGCTTATGACATCTTCGTATGTATTATTTTTTAATATATGCTGCTTAAAGTAACCTTCTTCTCTAAAACCAAACTTTTTGTGTAACTTAATAGTTGTCAAGTTAAATACGAAAACTTCACAGCATAACTTCCTAATTTTCAATTCTTCAAAAACGTATTCCAAGAAAAGAAATTCCATGACTGCTCCACTACCAAAAGGTACGTTTTCATCGCCTAAATAAAAAGCCCAAGAACATTTTTGGTTAACTCTATCTATTTGAGTAGCATTAACTACTCCTAATGAACGCCCCTTAAACTCAAATACCTTATAAACAGCATTATTATCTAAAGATATTTTTTTAAACCATTCTCTATGTTCCTCTATACTAATAATATGGTCAGTGTACATATTGGTACGAATACGCTCAGAATTACGCCATTCCAAGACCTGCTCTAAATCTGACTCATTCAAGGCTCTGAGTCGGTAATCTTCACTCTTAGGTTTTTCCATTAATGATATTTCCTCTTACAATAGATTTACCTACATCACTAATATCAACCCTTGTACTCTCAAGAGACAAAGGGGCATTTATTTTACTATTTACATAGTCTAAAAATGTCTTTGAAGCAGTTGCAGATTTGGCAATTATATAGCGCAAAGATATTCTAGAACGAGATATTAATGTCGGTTGAGTACCATGCAAAAAACAAGGATGCCAAAACCAGACATCACCAGCAACCCCTGTTAATGTATGACACTGCAAGAGTTTATGATTACCTCGGCGATCTGAATATTTCCAACCATTAGGAGCGTGTTCACTACGTACTAAATCATGAGGAAATGTTGTAGCTCCAAATTTATGGCTTTCAGGCAGTATAAACAAAGGAGAATCTAATTCAGAAACCTCATCTAAATATACATAAAGAGTAATAAAATCTGAGGAACGTTTTTTATAATCAATTATATCTTGGTGAAAATCTATTCCTTGGAAATAAGTAATATCTCGATATTCTGGTTTGATAAAACATCCTACATTCGCAACTGGAATATCTTGAATTTCTGATAATACCCAGTGAGGTATCCACTGCTTTGGCAATCCACAAATTACTTTTTTGATGACAATATAATAATCATCGCCTAACAATTCTGTTAGTAGTGGATAAAGAATTGTACTTTGTTCTATAAAACTGAGATCAATTTCTTCTAGAAGATTTCTGCCAGGTATGGGATTTACACCTTTGTACTGGGGATTATCACGAAAATCTGCTTCATCTAGGAACAAGTCTAGACCAAAGTTCCTAGTTTTTTTTATATATTCTAGTACTTGTTTGCACTTTTCTTGATTGATAACCTGATTGAGAGAAAGGTAGCCTTGCTCAACTAATTGTTCGAACTGATAAGACCTGAGTTTCATAGTTTTGAGACTCCAATAAATAATATCTCCTAAAAATTATCATCTGTATGATTGCACGTTAAGTTGAGTTTTTGCCTGTCAAAAACATGACAACTCTATCAGCCCCTTGACCATCAACCAAACCTAACCCGCATTTGGTCATTTCTAATCGTGTTTGATCTGATACAAGTAACTGTGAAACTACGTCTGCTATGTTGATAGCTGAAATATTTTGATGCCAACCTAGATTTATGGCTACTCCCATTGCATTTAATTTTTGGGCGATCGCTTGTTGGTTTTCTGCCAAAATTAGAATCAAACTGGGTAAACCCATAAAAGCTAGTTCCCAGCAAGTACTACCACCAGCAGTTACCCCTAAATCAGCCCAAGCCATTAACTCAGGCATATTTGTAACATTCCTTTTTATTTGAATTGGAAACTTTAATGCTTGTGACGCTAATTTCAATTGTTCATAATGAGGATTATTTCCGCCGACAACAACCACAACCTCTAGTTTTTGAACTGATAGTAGCTGTAACCCTTTAATCACTTTCAAAGTGACGTTATCAGGGTCAGCACCTCCCATTGTAATTAGTAGCTTATGGGCTATATTCGGGTTTATTCGTTGCCATCCTTGCCACTGCCAAAACTCCTGTCGCAATAATGTATAGCATGTGCCAAGTAATAATTGAGTGTAAGCTTCTCGATTTGTATATAAACTTTCATGGGCAGAAACGTTTTGATTTAAGATAATATTGGCATAGTAATGTTTTGAGTGTCCATAATCATCAATAAATAAAAGCTTTAACCCAGAATTTTTAATTATTAGTTGATATTCTGCGTCAAAATGATAGCCATCTACTACAATCCATTGACAACTTAGCTGCTGTGCCAAATTTGATATTTCTTGAGCATCTTCATTACTTCCCGGCAATGATTTTAAGTAAACAACTTGTATGGCTTGTGATATTAATCGAGAGGCTAAAACTGACGCTTGATTATTTATGCAGAAAACAACTGCCCCTTGATTTTTTTGCCAGGTCTGGGCTAAAGCAAAACAACGCATTAAATGACCTGTACCAATTTCACTTGAAGCATCTGTACGAATTACCAAATTCATCTAAGGCTTCCTAGCTACCAGCAACATATTTGATGAGAGTTGATTTTCCGATAAAAATTTCTGGAAAGCTTCGCCTTTACTTTCCCACTCATCCATTAATATTTGTTTTAAAAAAGGTTGATTATTCACATCAAATTCACCAGAAATAATTTTGTTGCGTACTAATTCAGCATCCAACTGCCCTGGAGTTTGCCTCTCAATAACTTCAAAACCACAAGATTCTAATAAAATCGTTAAGGAGTGAATATTGAACAAATTAATATGTTCATTATCAACAGAACTAGAAATGTTTCCTAAAGTTGCTATATCAAATCCTTTGACATTAGGACAAGTTAAAATAAATATTCCTCCTTCAACTAGAAATTCATAACACTTCAATACAAATTCTTTAGGCGAGAATAGATGCTCAATTACTTCAAAATTAACAATTACATCAATGCGGCTATTCCCAAAATCAATTTGTTCTATAGGTTTTTCAATTACCTCTATACCACGATGACGACAGGTTTCAGCTAGATCTGGAGTAGGTTCTACCCCTAACACTCTACGGAAGACACCAGTTTTTTTAATCTCTTCGCAAAAAATACCAAATCCTGTTCCCACCTCTAATATCGTGTCTGTTGATACATTAAATCTGTGACAAATATCAATAACTTTTTGAACTCTTGGCTTGAAAATTTTTTCTCTTCTTGTAGCTTCAGATGCTGGAAATATATATTTATTCCAATAGGCATAATTTTTTGAGTATTTATAATACTCTTCCAGATGTTCTGGTCTAGGTCTTGGATTAGCGTAAACTGTTTCACATTCTCGGCAAATTACAAACTGAATACCGTACTTTTCATAAATGCGATCGCTATTTGTTGAACAGCAAGCAGGACAAGCAACAGATATAAAATCATTTTTGTACTTTAGTAAAAGATTTATATCATCAGCTAATATTGCAGCTTGTCCTGCTAATAATTCTTTTGGGCGAATGTCTGCTTCTTTAAACATAATTTTTTGATTTTATTAATTAAGCAAGTATTAATCCGTTATCTCTAACTAGTTGTAGAAAATCTTCTTGATATTGATAATCTTTCAAATAGTGATAACTTGGTCGGCTATAAATAAATTTTTTATAGCTAACAACATACTTATTATTGGCACTACAGGCAATAAAAATTGCAAGTTTCTGCTTTGAATCTGGTATCAAATTTACAGAACATTTTGTTGGTAGCGAGGCTTGATGATTAATGCGAAAATCAAATAAAATCAAGTCACCAGCTTTACTTTGAACTGAATGAATATACGGTGGTGGCGTAATTTTTGACCAAAAATCATGCGCTGCACTATTTGTTGATAGATCAGGATACAGATGAGAACCTGGAATCACATCAAGACCACCACCATATTCATCATTATCTTGAAGATATATTGCTGCTTCTATCATTAAATAATTAGGTTGCCATTGAAACTGGAGTCCCGCAGCTTCTTGTGATGTTGTATCTTTATGCCAAGTTGAATAAAAAGATTTATGTGCCCCGATTTCAGGAAGATAAACAAAGTCGTTTCCTAATAAAGACTTTAAAGCAGAGACGATAGGCTGATGTATAACTAGCCACCTAAATTCTTGATATCTATTGCAAATATCATTCCGTAAATGATCAGTATCTCCTTCAAATGTGATTTTTGAGTTGAACAAATTAATAAGAGAATTTCTTAATTCTACAACTTGCTCTTTTTCTAAAACAGATGGTACTAGTAGAAATCCATCTTTGTGGAACTGTTCTATTTGACTATTAGTAAGCATATTTAACCTTGTTTTCTTGGCAATTCAACCTATTTTTTGTGCTAATTTTTTACAGTTTTTAACTTTGATGAACAGAGCCATAAGCTGATGGTTCTCCCCAAATGTTATCTTTTACCCACTGTCCATCCTCAATACGCCACACACGGCGATCGCGAAAAGTATCACAAATGTAGTCAAACTCCTCTTCAGTCATATCCACGTACTTCAACCAGCGTTCTAAATCTCGACGAGGCTTGACATGATCGTACTTTCTTACCATCTCAATTCCCTGCTCACGGGTCATAATGCCGGGTCGAATATCTCTACATGCATGATCTGATCCACGTCCATAGCCGAATTTAATAAACTTTAGATAATCATGTATGCCGTTTTCGTGCATATCATCTAAGTTAGATATTCTGCGGTAAGTACGCTCAAAAGGTTGCTCTGCTGGACGCCACCCATAGAGTTCCGTCATCAGCTTAGTTTGTTGATTTCCTTCCCAGTCTAGAAAGTTGAATAAGTAGAGGCCACGCACCCCTACTTGATCAATCTCTTCATCAGATGGATACTGTCCCCACATCAAATTTTTAGCTGTCAAACCTTCTTTGACTTCAGAACGCCCCAGCTTTTCCAAACCATCATCGGTGAAATCATCCCAGTCATATCCTCTAAGGTTATGCTCTAGACGATGTTTGGCGGTAAACTCCACTAAGTCATTGTAGGAATACATACCTCCCAAATCCATAAAGCCGTGTTCACCCCACAAGAGCAACGGTACTTTGTAACGAACTGCGACTTGAATAGGTACTGTAAAAATGCCGCAGTGTGCGTGCCAGTTCATATCACCCTGTAGCTTGAAACCAACACGATTCATTTTAATCAGCGCATCCACACTGGGGCGAACAATTATGTGGTCGCAATCAAATACCTCGCGCATACGATAAAGATTGTATTCACCTTCAGGGAGATAGTTGTTACCGTGATAGGTTACTAAAAGTGCCTTGAGTCCTAATTCTTTAACCGCAATGTGAGTCTGAAAGTAACTATCTTTACCTCCACTAACTGGGATAACAATGTCATAGTTACTATCACTACGATACTCATCAGTAAGTTCTTGTAACCATTGCCAGCGCTGCTCCCAATTTATAGACTTTTTCTGTTCATGAACACGACACCCAGAACAAACTCCTTCCTCATCAAACATTAAAGGAACTGCACTTGATGAAGGATAAACACATTTTGTACAATATTGAACTGACATAATTTATCTTCCTTTCTGAATTGTTTACAACCTAACTTCAACACCAGCCTTTGCCAATGCCCGCTTTCCTCCTCTATCTGATAATTCCTTAAAATGCCAAATATTAGCAGCAGCAACAGCAGAAGCACCAGCTTTTATACCTTCTACATAATGCTCATATCTACCAACGCCACCACAAGCAATAACTGGGATTTTAGTGTTAGAGGTAACTACATTGATGAGTTCTAAATCATAGCCTTGTCCAGTCCCATCACGATTTATACTATTCAGTAAAATCTCCCCTGCTCCTCTTTTTTCTGCTTCTTTAGCCCAGTCTTCAGGTTTCATACCTGTAGGCTTACTACCACCATCAATAAAAACCTCTGTTTCTCCACTAGGATGTCGAAACACATCAATACTAACTACAATTGCTTGACTACCTAAAAAGTTTGCAGCTTGAGTAATTAAATCTGGATTTTCTACTGCTGTAGTATTGATTGTAATTTTATCAGCACCTCTACTAATTATTTGTTGCATCTGGTCAATTGTACGAATTTTTCCTCCCCAAGTTAACGGCATAAAACAAGTTTTACTAACTTCCTCTAATATTGTTAGTGGTTCTGTTAAATCTTTAATTTTGTGGTCATCACGACGTAAGTCGTATGTGTGGTTTTGACTAATATCGAGATATATTAATTCATCAATATTCCATTCGTTAAAACGTTTAACTTCATGAATAGGATTACCAATAATTTGATGGACTTTAAACAACTCGCTACGAACTAGTAAGCCATTTTTTAGGAGTAAAATAGGTATAAGTCTTTTTTTAAGCATTATCTTTAATTTTGGAATCAATAAAATTTTTCAATACTTTCAATCCACTTTTTTGACTCTTTTCTGGATGAAATTGAGTTGCATATATATTACCTTTTTGAATACTAGAAATAAACTCTAAACCATGAGAAGTAACTCCACAAACTATACTCGTATCTTCTGGATAGAATACATAGCTATGCACAAAATAAAAAACTTGAGAATCACCTAAACCAATATACAAATCGTCTTTATTT contains these protein-coding regions:
- a CDS encoding bifunctional 2-polyprenyl-6-hydroxyphenol methylase/3-demethylubiquinol 3-O-methyltransferase UbiG: MFKEADIRPKELLAGQAAILADDINLLLKYKNDFISVACPACCSTNSDRIYEKYGIQFVICRECETVYANPRPRPEHLEEYYKYSKNYAYWNKYIFPASEATRREKIFKPRVQKVIDICHRFNVSTDTILEVGTGFGIFCEEIKKTGVFRRVLGVEPTPDLAETCRHRGIEVIEKPIEQIDFGNSRIDVIVNFEVIEHLFSPKEFVLKCYEFLVEGGIFILTCPNVKGFDIATLGNISSSVDNEHINLFNIHSLTILLESCGFEVIERQTPGQLDAELVRNKIISGEFDVNNQPFLKQILMDEWESKGEAFQKFLSENQLSSNMLLVARKP
- the pseI gene encoding pseudaminic acid synthase, translating into MNEIKIQQYNIGHFHRPFIIAEMSGNHNQSLDVALEIVEAAAKAGVHGLKIQTYTADTMTLDIDEGEFYINDSQSLWSGKSLYQLYQKAYTSWEWHKPIFDRCKELGIIGFSTPFDATAVDFLESLNVPCYKIASFENTDLPLIRKIASTGKPMIISTGMATISELDETVRTAREAGCQNLILLKCTSSYPATPKDTNLLTVPHLRDLFNVQVGLSDHTMGIGVAVASVALGATFIEKHFTLCRADGGVDSAFSMEPEEMHQLVVETQRAWEALGKVNYGPTEAEKASLNFRRSLYITQDMKTGDIFTPENLKAIRPGLGLPPKYYDFLLGKQIKQDVKRGTPARWDWVS
- a CDS encoding phytanoyl-CoA dioxygenase family protein, with the protein product MLTNSQIEQFHKDGFLLVPSVLEKEQVVELRNSLINLFNSKITFEGDTDHLRNDICNRYQEFRWLVIHQPIVSALKSLLGNDFVYLPEIGAHKSFYSTWHKDTTSQEAAGLQFQWQPNYLMIEAAIYLQDNDEYGGGLDVIPGSHLYPDLSTNSAAHDFWSKITPPPYIHSVQSKAGDLILFDFRINHQASLPTKCSVNLIPDSKQKLAIFIACSANNKYVVSYKKFIYSRPSYHYLKDYQYQEDFLQLVRDNGLILA
- the pseH gene encoding UDP-4-amino-4,6-dideoxy-N-acetyl-beta-L-altrosamine N-acetyltransferase → MEKPKSEDYRLRALNESDLEQVLEWRNSERIRTNMYTDHIISIEEHREWFKKISLDNNAVYKVFEFKGRSLGVVNATQIDRVNQKCSWAFYLGDENVPFGSGAVMEFLFLEYVFEELKIRKLCCEVFVFNLTTIKLHKKFGFREEGYFKQHILKNNTYEDVISMALLVDEWIITKPKLEKLCFSQK
- the hisF gene encoding imidazole glycerol phosphate synthase subunit HisF, whose translation is MIPKLKIMLKKRLIPILLLKNGLLVRSELFKVHQIIGNPIHEVKRFNEWNIDELIYLDISQNHTYDLRRDDHKIKDLTEPLTILEEVSKTCFMPLTWGGKIRTIDQMQQIISRGADKITINTTAVENPDLITQAANFLGSQAIVVSIDVFRHPSGETEVFIDGGSKPTGMKPEDWAKEAEKRGAGEILLNSINRDGTGQGYDLELINVVTSNTKIPVIACGGVGRYEHYVEGIKAGASAVAAANIWHFKELSDRGGKRALAKAGVEVRL
- a CDS encoding N-acetyl sugar amidotransferase, giving the protein MSVQYCTKCVYPSSSAVPLMFDEEGVCSGCRVHEQKKSINWEQRWQWLQELTDEYRSDSNYDIVIPVSGGKDSYFQTHIAVKELGLKALLVTYHGNNYLPEGEYNLYRMREVFDCDHIIVRPSVDALIKMNRVGFKLQGDMNWHAHCGIFTVPIQVAVRYKVPLLLWGEHGFMDLGGMYSYNDLVEFTAKHRLEHNLRGYDWDDFTDDGLEKLGRSEVKEGLTAKNLMWGQYPSDEEIDQVGVRGLYLFNFLDWEGNQQTKLMTELYGWRPAEQPFERTYRRISNLDDMHENGIHDYLKFIKFGYGRGSDHACRDIRPGIMTREQGIEMVRKYDHVKPRRDLERWLKYVDMTEEEFDYICDTFRDRRVWRIEDGQWVKDNIWGEPSAYGSVHQS
- a CDS encoding glycosyltransferase, coding for MLTIEDVIASQKDLALLCADRPLQTNEVFFGNSFYGMDLIIKKYVNFPQKYPLKVLLVHGPDLSNNHLWQAEIESPLLNIYCYPSYREDVYINAVKNCEPKKSIIPAASPFLYATEILKREPKPNRSGTIFFPSHSTGYVTVQMDFEALAEELIHLDDEYQPVTVCLYWKDFNLGRHIPFQKRGIQIVSAGHVFDPNFLFRFYHLCSMYRYASGNELGTHIFYSIKSGCSYFHLNSIESTYTAQSEALLKHDIAHTPPDRELALKSLFAVPQPQTTPAQMAIVDYYLGAKNLKSSLELRQQLIDAELLFGDKTKSRLFSPSHKAAFDSDLKRDSLFQPNQSNKLNTLKERTLYNTKELPLVSLCIPTFNGDSFILEAISSITSQTYPYIEIIISDDNSSDKTIELIKLILNKVNISFTINKHERYGLANNWNFCISQAKGKYIKFLFQDDLLEPNAIEAMVTLAEQDEEIGLVFSPRTLFTNTGDTVYDSNFLMHHEAKDIYKAWSTLNPVQLGQELLQDLNILDDPINKIGEPSTVLIRKEVFEKVGLFNSEFCQLVDLEMWLRIMSQYKVGFVNQVLSHFRIHPQQQTRRNANLKDAILLDYQKLFQTIYSDTRYPLATRQQALYKYATLSQQNDELRHSRRQIAEEWLNISDEQIKDIYVGLLGKTHKMLLNSSIKYECLTSEEQTFVNDLFKNVAQGLQQPKAIQHLLAAMLYYRADQLPLQHDLSSIPHWLLKDYLQFLFSSPVYFQEPGEADNYYHYMQGWIDYLHTCLFKNSDSPLWHEIVNNFALIANFISIYFNENNLKSIYVKRAEILDFFLKINGYQVDYEFAERPVNRKKIRLGILASHFSPAAETFAYLPIYEYISRDFEVILYSLNQTGHPLEQYCQSCANFFKLLPQDLAGQVNTIRADDLDVLFIATNVTVVTNQICLLSMHRLARIQATSGGSVVTTGMRNIDYYISGTLTDPSVTAEQQYQEKLVRIAGSAHCFSYGTERDNATVKVNRESLGISEETIIFSSGANFFKIIPELVETWAKIIAKVPNSVLILLPFGPNWSNAYPKKYFENKLKQVFSKYEILAERLIVLDPQPVPNREDVKEYFKSADIYLDSYPFSGTTSLVEPLQINLPVVSRQGTSFRSAMGAAMVQALEIADLVADSEESYIQLAIALGNNPILRQQKSAQIKEKMQGNPSFLDSRAYSAKIGNLFQELFSKYLADTLSQNFRLGDINLIIFPDWLQPEELLYEGLAGVISTLTTHPYKNNLTLLIDTHNISEEEADMLLSSLTMNLLMEDDVDITEGPEISLLGKLSQKQWETLLPRIEHRIALAIDNQEAIAQAKAENLPSYDVDSLIASKLEMTPV
- a CDS encoding phytanoyl-CoA dioxygenase family protein; the encoded protein is MKLRSYQFEQLVEQGYLSLNQVINQEKCKQVLEYIKKTRNFGLDLFLDEADFRDNPQYKGVNPIPGRNLLEEIDLSFIEQSTILYPLLTELLGDDYYIVIKKVICGLPKQWIPHWVLSEIQDIPVANVGCFIKPEYRDITYFQGIDFHQDIIDYKKRSSDFITLYVYLDEVSELDSPLFILPESHKFGATTFPHDLVRSEHAPNGWKYSDRRGNHKLLQCHTLTGVAGDVWFWHPCFLHGTQPTLISRSRISLRYIIAKSATASKTFLDYVNSKINAPLSLESTRVDISDVGKSIVRGNIINGKT
- the pseG gene encoding UDP-2,4-diacetamido-2,4,6-trideoxy-beta-L-altropyranose hydrolase, whose product is MNLVIRTDASSEIGTGHLMRCFALAQTWQKNQGAVVFCINNQASVLASRLISQAIQVVYLKSLPGSNEDAQEISNLAQQLSCQWIVVDGYHFDAEYQLIIKNSGLKLLFIDDYGHSKHYYANIILNQNVSAHESLYTNREAYTQLLLGTCYTLLRQEFWQWQGWQRINPNIAHKLLITMGGADPDNVTLKVIKGLQLLSVQKLEVVVVVGGNNPHYEQLKLASQALKFPIQIKRNVTNMPELMAWADLGVTAGGSTCWELAFMGLPSLILILAENQQAIAQKLNAMGVAINLGWHQNISAINIADVVSQLLVSDQTRLEMTKCGLGLVDGQGADRVVMFLTGKNST